A single Micromonospora sp. CCTCC AA 2012012 DNA region contains:
- a CDS encoding winged helix-turn-helix domain-containing protein, which produces MTYPDGGGLSSRGRAKREVVRRRAAGWFAEGVSVPEVARRLRVSQTAVYGWRKRWRAGGEDALASKGPGGSRCRLDEARLQRLADALENGPAAHGFGADQRWTLARVSDLVTRMFRVRYTLRGTANVMYRLGWSVQVPKHRAVERDEAAIAAWRKETWPAGKR; this is translated from the coding sequence ATGACGTATCCCGACGGAGGTGGGCTGTCCTCGCGGGGGCGGGCGAAGCGTGAGGTGGTACGGCGGCGGGCGGCCGGTTGGTTCGCTGAGGGCGTGTCGGTGCCGGAGGTCGCGCGCAGGCTGCGGGTGTCGCAGACCGCGGTGTATGGCTGGCGTAAGCGGTGGCGGGCCGGTGGTGAGGACGCTCTGGCCTCGAAGGGGCCTGGCGGGTCTCGCTGTCGCCTTGATGAGGCCCGATTGCAGCGCCTGGCCGATGCCTTGGAAAACGGCCCGGCGGCGCACGGGTTCGGTGCCGATCAGCGGTGGACCCTGGCGCGGGTGTCAGACCTGGTCACCCGGATGTTCCGCGTCCGCTACACGCTGCGCGGCACCGCGAATGTGATGTACCGGCTGGGCTGGTCGGTGCAGGTGCCCAAACACCGTGCGGTCGAGCGTGACGAGGCCGCGATCGCCGCGTGGCGTAAGGAGACGTGGCCT
- a CDS encoding ArsR/SmtB family transcription factor, with protein MAVFLVDGDVMARARFGSSQLTETLGALNILRRGQPLPWHRVWRDQHVDAFHGYLDSDPMTAAILAHAISSSWMADFLTVPPARPDMTLDDELVELESLPDDRIREDLARVRSPLAPELRGTGLASRTAALLRWVWHHTIEADWPRRQSVLRADVVSRISRLGRDGWSGVINDMRPGMRWLGDGRLQVEERPYPPCDVRGGTVTFFAAHCRGGWISWRLPDRFGIVYPVTGIFTEAALTTPDPLRRLLGNARSIVLVQAAEPVSTTAVVAATGLPLGTVSGHLRVLTEAGLLQKRRSGREVLYWWTDIARALVAGASSF; from the coding sequence GTGGCAGTGTTCCTGGTCGACGGCGATGTGATGGCGCGCGCGCGTTTCGGCAGTTCACAGCTCACCGAGACGTTGGGGGCGCTCAATATCCTGCGCCGGGGTCAGCCGCTTCCGTGGCACCGGGTCTGGCGGGACCAGCATGTCGATGCCTTCCATGGCTATCTCGACAGTGACCCGATGACCGCGGCCATTCTGGCGCACGCGATCTCGTCCTCCTGGATGGCTGACTTCCTGACGGTGCCGCCCGCCCGTCCGGACATGACGCTGGACGACGAGCTCGTGGAGCTGGAGTCGCTGCCGGACGACCGAATCCGTGAGGATCTGGCCCGCGTACGTTCCCCGCTGGCCCCGGAATTACGCGGTACAGGGTTGGCCAGCCGGACGGCCGCTCTGTTGCGCTGGGTCTGGCACCACACGATTGAGGCGGACTGGCCGCGCAGGCAATCGGTGCTACGCGCCGATGTGGTGTCCCGGATCTCCCGCCTGGGCAGGGACGGATGGTCCGGGGTCATCAACGACATGCGGCCGGGCATGCGCTGGCTCGGCGACGGCCGGCTGCAGGTCGAGGAGCGACCGTACCCACCGTGCGACGTGCGGGGCGGGACGGTGACGTTCTTCGCGGCTCACTGCCGGGGAGGCTGGATCTCCTGGAGGTTGCCCGACCGCTTCGGGATCGTCTATCCGGTGACGGGGATCTTCACCGAGGCGGCTCTCACCACGCCGGATCCTCTGCGCCGCCTGCTCGGGAACGCAAGGAGCATAGTTCTGGTGCAGGCGGCCGAGCCGGTCAGCACCACGGCCGTGGTCGCCGCGACCGGACTGCCGCTCGGCACGGTCAGTGGTCACCTGCGCGTGCTGACTGAGGCCGGTCTGCTCCAGAAGCGCCGGTCGGGCCGGGAAGTCCTCTACTGGTGGACGGATATAGCGCGGGCGCTCGTAGCCGGAGCCTCATCGTTCTGA